The following proteins are co-located in the Apium graveolens cultivar Ventura chromosome 5, ASM990537v1, whole genome shotgun sequence genome:
- the LOC141660235 gene encoding uncharacterized protein LOC141660235 — translation MKDNESLNDFTMNLNGLVTNIRVLGEDIHESYVVKQLLRAVPKKFLPITSTMEQFGDLENMTMEEAIASLKAYEEIIKGSSESSEAQLMLTVEEWEKRNVEEKKLLYTREEWVSKSNKNNMDSSQFQRNRGARDKSKVRCFNCNAFGRYAAECRKPRRVKEQRQEVNISQIEDDEPALLLEKFDSNAGVLMRVNESKVILSKLPGKEGNKTESDVWYLDNGASNHMTGFKL, via the coding sequence ATGAAAGATAATGAATCACTAAACGACTTCACTATGAACTTGAATGGTTTAGTGACAAACATTCGAGTATTGGGAGAAGACATCCATGAGTCATATGTAGTCAAGCAATTGCTGAGAGCAGTGCCAAAGAAGTTCCTCCCAATCACATCCACCATGGAGCAGTTTGGTGATCTAGAGAACATGACGATGGAGGAGGCAATTGCTTCACTCAAGGCATATGAAGAGATAATTAAAGGGAGCTCAGAATCAAGTGAAGCACAGTTGATGCTCACAGTAGAGGAATGGGAAAAGAGAAACGTCGAAGAAAAGAAGTTGTTGTATACCCGTGAAGAGTGGGTGAGTAAGTCAAACAAGAACAACATGGATTCTTCACAGTTTCAAAGGAATCGAGGAGCAAGAGACAAATCAAAAGTTAGATGTTTTAACTGTAATGCCTTTGGACGTTATGCTGCAGAGTGTAGAAAGCCCAGGAGAGTCAAGGAGCAGAGGCAGGAGGTGAATATCTCACAGATAGAAGATGATGAACCAGCCTTGCTACTGGAAAAATTTGACAGCAATGCTGGTGTTTTGATGCGGGTAAATGAATCCAAAGTGATACTGTCAAAGTTGCCGGGCAAAGAAGGAAACAAAACTGAATCAGATGTATGGTATCTCGACAATGGTGCTAGTAACCATATGACGGGTTTTAAATTATAA